The following coding sequences lie in one Candidatus Nitrospira allomarina genomic window:
- a CDS encoding NADH-quinone oxidoreductase subunit A has translation MSGSDLLLEYLTKFLPILIFIGLAMGFGLVTLALSYLVQPKYPEPEKLSTYECGSEPFSDSRMPFPIRYYVIAMLFVIFDIEVIFLYPWAITFNQLGMIGFIEMMIFIGLFVVAYVYAWRKGALEWD, from the coding sequence ATGTCTGGCTCAGACCTTCTCCTTGAGTATCTGACCAAATTCCTTCCTATCCTGATCTTCATTGGTCTTGCCATGGGGTTTGGGCTGGTCACTCTTGCTCTGTCCTATCTGGTCCAACCTAAATATCCCGAACCCGAAAAGCTTTCGACCTACGAATGTGGATCTGAACCCTTTTCGGATTCACGTATGCCGTTCCCCATTCGCTATTATGTCATTGCGATGCTGTTTGTGATTTTTGATATCGAGGTGATCTTCCTTTATCCTTGGGCAATTACCTTTAATCAATTGGGCATGATCGGGTTTATTGAAATGATGATATTCATTGGATTATTTGTCGTGGCGTATGTGTACGCTTGGCGTAAAGGGGCCTTGGAATGGGATTAA
- a CDS encoding CBS domain-containing protein, whose product MIVQIMQKELKTISEGFSITQAAEKMQKEGIGSLLVERKGIPVGIITDTAIVHKAVGLKKNLDETKVENLMTSPLPTIQLAQTSHDALDLMGDLGVRHLVVCDGPKIVGLISARDLLVYFGSVSEPRIGVD is encoded by the coding sequence ATGATCGTCCAAATTATGCAGAAAGAACTGAAAACCATTTCTGAAGGTTTTTCAATCACTCAAGCGGCCGAAAAGATGCAAAAAGAAGGAATTGGAAGCTTGTTGGTTGAACGGAAGGGTATTCCAGTTGGAATCATTACTGATACAGCTATTGTTCATAAGGCCGTTGGCCTCAAGAAAAACCTGGATGAGACCAAAGTAGAGAATCTCATGACCTCCCCACTCCCTACAATTCAGTTGGCCCAAACTTCGCACGATGCGTTGGATTTGATGGGTGACTTAGGCGTTCGCCATCTCGTTGTGTGTGATGGACCGAAAATTGTCGGTTTAATTTCAGCACGGGATCTTCTGGTGTATTTTGGAAGTGTCTCGGAACCCAGAATAGGGGTAGATTAA
- a CDS encoding NADH-quinone oxidoreductase subunit B translates to MGLIQIGKPQKDGDLGIMTLSLEKAVNWARKGSLWPMTFGLACCAIEMIAAVSSRYDIDRYGAGVFRASPRQSDLMIVAGTVCRRMAPVIRKIYDQMPEPKYVISMGSCATSGNIYDSYSVVQGVDRFVPVDIYVPGCPPTPEALFDGILKLQDRIMQKRVFTKQPEQVKV, encoded by the coding sequence ATGGGATTAATTCAAATCGGGAAGCCACAAAAAGACGGCGATCTGGGGATTATGACTCTTTCCCTCGAAAAAGCCGTAAACTGGGCCCGAAAAGGCTCTCTCTGGCCCATGACATTCGGTTTGGCCTGTTGCGCCATTGAAATGATCGCCGCCGTGTCATCCCGTTATGATATTGACCGGTATGGCGCAGGAGTGTTCCGTGCCTCGCCCCGTCAATCTGATTTGATGATTGTGGCCGGAACCGTCTGTCGCCGAATGGCTCCGGTTATTCGAAAAATTTATGACCAGATGCCTGAACCAAAATATGTGATTTCCATGGGGTCATGTGCCACATCCGGAAATATTTATGATAGTTATAGCGTTGTTCAGGGTGTCGATCGGTTCGTTCCTGTTGATATTTATGTGCCGGGTTGTCCCCCGACCCCGGAAGCATTGTTTGATGGGATTTTGAAATTACAGGATCGGATCATGCAAAAACGGGTGTTCACCAAACAACCGGAGCAGGTCAAAGTCTAA